A window of the Vigna angularis cultivar LongXiaoDou No.4 chromosome 3, ASM1680809v1, whole genome shotgun sequence genome harbors these coding sequences:
- the LOC108324857 gene encoding beta-conglycinin beta subunit 1, with product MRSQFPLFLVLGIVFLASVSVSLTEKPSWSKCVQTCESEKDASRVQKCQLRCKHVSERGEKEEEEERVIPEPHPSHEKKEEEKEELPPPHSREHEREEEQWKGRQRREDPEERERVRQREREKEEVMREREKEEEMREREKEVEMREREREKEREKGEKYRRREKKEKWEEVEEDPGFPNSDSQTQNNPFHFSSNRFHTLFKNQHGHIRVLQSFDQRSSTQLQNLRDYRVVEFKSRPHTLLLPHHANADFLLVVLSGRALINLVEPDNRDPYYLDPGYAQIIPAGTTFYLVNPERNKNLRVIKLAIPVNKPGKFENFFLSSTQEQQSYLQGFSEDILEASFDSKFEDISKVLFGEERLRQRQQEGVIVELSNEKIRELSRKAESSSMKINSFEYKPFDLRSSHPIYSSKLGAFFEITPEKNPHLQELNIFLNYVDIKKGGLLLPHYNSKAIVILVVNEGEANIELVGLTEQQQQKRQEVQRYTAELSKDDVFVIPAAYPVAINATSNLNFFAFGINAENNQRNFLAGEKDNVISEIPRQVFEVAFPGSGEDVEKLIKKKRESYFVAAQPQQKEENHIPLSSILGALH from the exons ATGAGATCACAGTTTCCTTTGTTCCTGGTGCTGGGAATAGTTTTCCTAGCATCCGTTTCTGTCTCATTAACGGAGAAGCCGAGTTGGAGCAAATGTGTGCAGACATGCGAGAGCGAGAAAGATGCGTCCAGGGTGCAAAAATGCCAGCTTCGTTGCAAGCACGTTTCTGAGCGTGGggagaaagaagaggaagaggaaagaGTGATTCCTGAGCCCCACCCATCACACgagaagaaggaagaggaaaaagaagagctTCCACCTCCACACTCAAGAGAGCATGAGCGTGAAGAAGAACAATGGAAAGGACGGCAACGTCGTGAAGATCCGGAAGAGAGGGAGAGGGTGAGGCAGAGGGAGAGGGAGAAGGAGGAAGTAATGAGGGAGAGGGAGAAGGAGGAAGaaatgagagagagggagaagGAGGTAGaaatgagagagagggagagagagaaggagagagagaagggagagaaaTACCGCAGACgtgagaagaaggagaaatggGAAGAGGTAGAAGAAGATCCAGGTTTCCCAAACTCAGACTCACAAACACAGAACAACCCTTTTCACTTCAGCTCGAATAGATTCCATACTCTTTTCAAGAACCAACACGGTCACATCCGTGTCCTTCAGAGCTTTGACCAACGAAGCTCCACACAGCTTCAGAACCTTCGAGACTACCGTGTTGTGGAGTTCAAGTCCAGACCCCACACCCTTCTTCTCCCTCACCATGCAAATGCTGATTTCCTCCTCGTTGTCCTTAGCG GGAGAGCCTTAATTAACTTGGTGGAACCCGACAACAGAGATCCCTACTACCTTGACCCTGGTTATGCCCAAATAATTCCTGCGGGAACCACTTTCTATTTGGTTAACCCAGAGAGAAACAAAAATCTCAGAGTAATTAAACTCGCCATACCCGTTAACAAACCTGGCAAATTTGag AATTTCTTCCTATCTAGCACCCAAGAACAGCAGTCCTACCTGCAAGGGTTCAGCGAGGATATTTTAGAGGCCTCCTTCGAT AGCAAATTCGAGGATATAAGCAAGGTTCTGTTTGGAGAGGAGAGACTGCGGCAGAGGCAGCAAGAGGGAGTGATTGTGGAACTGTCAAATGAAAAGATTCGGGAACTGAGTAGAAAAGCCGAATCCAGTTCAATGAAAATCAATTCCTTCGAATATAAACCGTTTGACTTGAGAAGCTCCCACCCAATCTATTCCAGCAAGCTTGGCGCGTTTTTTGAGATCACCCCAGAAAAAAATCCCCATCTTCAGGAGTTAAATATCTTCCTCAATTATGTGGATATCAAAAAG GGAGGTCTTCTTCTGCCACACTACAATTCTAAGGCCATAGTCATACTAGTGGTTAATGAGGGAGAAGCAAACATTGAACTTGTTGGCCTaacagaacaacaacaacagaaGCGGCAAGAAGTGCAGAGGTATACAGCTGAGTTGTCTAAAGACGATGTATTTGTAATCCCAGCAGCTTATCCAGTTGCCATCAACGCTACCTCCAATCTGAATTTCTTTGCTTTCGGTATCAATGCTGAGAATAACCAGAGGAACTTCCTTGCAG gTGAGAAAGACAATGTGATTAGCGAGATACCACGACAAGTGTTCGAGGTTGCGTTTCCGGGGAGTGGTGAGGATGTGGAGAAGctaataaaaaagaagagagaatcATATTTTGTGGCTGCGCAGCCTCAGCAGAAGGAGGAGAATCATATTCCTTTGTCTTCAATATTGGGCGCTCTCCACTAA